Proteins co-encoded in one Hymenobacter swuensis DY53 genomic window:
- a CDS encoding OmpA family protein: MNVTKILLSLGLIVGGSRLAQAQHAVWASKVVAVSSQKAEGKEPFSPEKVLGEPNATPLGQANNEAWIPKKEGNNEFIEIRFGKSVVARQVTVVENFNPGSVTKIELVDTRGTKHEVYTNDSPGPIPEQFRTLQITFSPGTYRTIGVVVTMNTKAVNGVNQIDAIGVADVAEAMVKKEFKNEQSGVSFDSAMVNLGPNVNSKYVDTHPVISPDGRTLFFARQESPQNVGGAKDAQDVWLSSLGNAEKKVWNQAKNIGSPINTPRDPNGVASVSANGQQLLVIGVYEPDGSIVPKGPSLTRRTATGWTKPEKVEIEDYYNDDAENVDFFLATSGKVMLMAVDRKDGQGEQDLYVSFMKADGKTWSKPRNLGTTINTKRPEFAPFLASDGKTLYFASEGHGGYGKSDLFYSKRLDDSWVNWSKPRNLGPSVNSPDFDAYYTVSAAGEDAYLVSDRNGTGGSKDIFRISLKPTFRPEIVTLVRGKVLDASSKKPVAATIRYENLLTGEEIGVAETSPIDGSYTIVLPSGAHYGYRAEAKDYLAESDNLDVTDRQKYSEINQDLYLVPFAVGQSIKLNNIFFAQSKYYLRENSYPELLRLVRILKDYPQVEIKLEGHTDNQGDPALNVKLSLDRVNEVKKYLVQKGIAGTRITTEGYGGSKPIASNEQEETRKLNRRVEFRITKK; this comes from the coding sequence ATGAACGTTACAAAAATACTGTTGTCGCTGGGGTTGATTGTGGGAGGGAGCAGGCTGGCGCAGGCGCAGCATGCCGTGTGGGCAAGTAAAGTGGTGGCAGTATCATCACAAAAGGCCGAGGGCAAGGAGCCGTTCTCGCCTGAAAAGGTATTAGGCGAGCCGAATGCTACCCCGCTGGGCCAGGCTAATAACGAGGCCTGGATTCCGAAGAAGGAAGGCAACAACGAGTTTATTGAAATCCGATTCGGCAAGTCGGTGGTGGCGCGGCAGGTTACTGTTGTAGAAAACTTCAACCCCGGTTCCGTAACCAAGATAGAATTGGTAGATACCCGGGGCACCAAGCACGAAGTATATACCAATGACAGCCCCGGCCCCATTCCGGAACAGTTCCGGACGCTGCAGATTACGTTTTCGCCGGGCACTTACCGCACCATTGGGGTAGTTGTCACGATGAATACCAAGGCCGTAAACGGGGTCAACCAGATTGACGCCATCGGGGTGGCCGACGTGGCCGAGGCCATGGTAAAAAAGGAATTCAAGAACGAGCAGAGCGGGGTAAGCTTCGACTCCGCTATGGTGAACCTGGGGCCCAACGTCAACTCCAAGTACGTGGATACGCACCCGGTTATTTCGCCCGATGGCCGTACGCTGTTCTTTGCCCGCCAGGAAAGCCCCCAGAACGTGGGGGGCGCAAAGGATGCGCAGGATGTGTGGTTAAGCTCGTTGGGCAACGCGGAAAAGAAAGTCTGGAACCAGGCCAAGAATATTGGCAGCCCCATCAACACCCCCCGCGACCCGAATGGGGTAGCTTCCGTGTCGGCTAATGGCCAGCAGCTGCTGGTGATTGGGGTGTACGAGCCGGATGGCTCCATCGTGCCGAAAGGCCCAAGCCTCACGCGCCGCACGGCTACCGGCTGGACCAAGCCGGAGAAGGTGGAAATTGAGGATTATTACAACGACGACGCCGAAAACGTTGACTTCTTCCTGGCTACCTCGGGGAAGGTGATGCTGATGGCAGTAGACCGCAAAGACGGGCAGGGAGAGCAGGATCTGTACGTGAGCTTTATGAAGGCCGACGGCAAAACCTGGAGCAAGCCCCGCAATCTGGGCACTACCATCAACACCAAAAGGCCCGAGTTTGCCCCCTTCCTAGCCTCCGATGGCAAGACGCTATACTTCGCCTCGGAAGGCCACGGCGGTTACGGTAAGAGTGACCTGTTCTACAGCAAGCGGCTGGATGACAGCTGGGTGAACTGGAGCAAGCCGCGTAACCTGGGCCCCAGCGTCAACTCCCCCGATTTTGATGCCTACTACACCGTTTCAGCGGCGGGCGAGGATGCCTACCTGGTTTCAGACCGCAACGGTACGGGCGGCTCGAAGGATATTTTTCGCATCAGCCTGAAGCCCACGTTCCGGCCCGAAATTGTGACGCTGGTACGCGGTAAAGTGTTGGATGCCTCCAGCAAGAAGCCGGTAGCCGCCACTATTCGCTATGAAAACCTGCTGACCGGTGAGGAAATTGGGGTGGCCGAAACCAGCCCGATTGATGGCTCTTATACCATTGTGCTGCCTTCCGGGGCGCATTACGGCTACCGCGCCGAGGCCAAGGACTACCTGGCCGAATCAGATAACCTGGACGTAACGGACCGCCAGAAGTACTCCGAAATCAACCAGGATTTGTATTTGGTGCCGTTTGCGGTGGGCCAGAGCATCAAGCTCAACAACATCTTCTTCGCCCAGAGCAAGTACTACCTGCGCGAAAACTCCTACCCGGAGCTGCTGCGCTTAGTACGCATTCTGAAGGATTACCCGCAGGTGGAAATCAAGCTGGAAGGCCACACCGATAACCAGGGCGACCCGGCCCTGAACGTGAAGCTGAGCCTGGACCGGGTGAATGAGGTGAAAAAGTACCTAGTGCAGAAAGGTATTGCCGGGACCCGTATTACCACCGAAGGATACGGTGGCAGCAAGCCCATTGCCAGCAACGAACAGGAAGAAACCCGCAAGCTCAACCGCCGCGTAGAATTCCGAATTACCAAGAAGTAA
- the floA gene encoding flotillin-like protein FloA (flotillin-like protein involved in membrane lipid rafts), protein MDFPLFPLIVGGIVLLVFLYFFPISLWITALFSGVKVSLFQLAFMRVRKVPPSLIVNSLITSTKAGLELTANDLETHYLAGGNIPSVIKALISADKANIPLTFKQATAIDLAGRDVFEAVTTSVNPKVINTPNVAAVAQDGIQLIAKARITVRANITQLVGGAGEETILARVGEGIVTSIGSSRSHKEVLENPDKISKLVLSKGLDAGTAFEILSIDIADIDIGENIGAKLQIDQATADLKVAEAKAEERRAMAVAVEQENRAKTQEAKALVVQAEAEIPKAIAEAFRSGNLGVMDYYKMRNVQADTDMRDSIANPGGQSSSIKPGRDEGRMS, encoded by the coding sequence ATGGATTTCCCTCTGTTTCCGCTCATTGTGGGCGGCATTGTGTTACTGGTCTTTCTCTACTTCTTCCCCATCAGCCTCTGGATTACGGCGTTGTTCTCGGGGGTGAAGGTGAGCCTGTTCCAGCTGGCGTTCATGCGGGTGCGCAAAGTGCCGCCGTCCCTGATTGTGAACTCCCTCATCACCAGCACCAAGGCTGGCCTGGAGTTGACCGCCAACGACCTGGAAACCCACTACTTGGCCGGTGGCAATATTCCCAGCGTCATTAAGGCCCTGATTTCCGCCGATAAGGCCAACATTCCGCTCACCTTCAAGCAGGCCACCGCCATCGACCTGGCCGGGCGCGACGTGTTTGAGGCCGTGACCACCAGTGTGAACCCCAAAGTAATCAACACGCCCAACGTGGCCGCCGTGGCCCAGGATGGGATTCAGCTCATTGCCAAGGCCCGCATTACGGTCCGTGCTAATATCACTCAACTGGTAGGTGGCGCCGGCGAGGAAACCATTCTGGCCCGCGTGGGCGAGGGCATCGTGACCAGCATCGGCTCGTCTCGCTCCCACAAGGAGGTACTCGAAAACCCCGATAAGATTTCCAAGCTGGTGCTCAGCAAGGGACTCGATGCCGGCACTGCCTTCGAAATTCTCTCCATTGATATTGCCGATATCGACATTGGAGAAAACATCGGGGCCAAGCTGCAAATCGACCAGGCTACCGCCGACCTCAAGGTAGCCGAAGCCAAGGCCGAGGAACGCCGCGCCATGGCCGTAGCCGTGGAACAGGAAAATCGCGCCAAAACCCAGGAAGCCAAGGCCCTCGTTGTGCAGGCCGAAGCCGAAATTCCGAAAGCCATTGCCGAAGCCTTTCGCTCGGGCAACTTAGGCGTGATGGATTACTACAAGATGCGCAACGTGCAGGCCGACACCGACATGCGCGACTCCATTGCCAACCCCGGCGGCCAAAGCAGCAGCATCAAACCCGGCCGCGACGAGGGCCGGATGAGCTAA
- a CDS encoding NfeD family protein, with translation MDWLTIALLLLFGLAFLAAEVIFIPGTTVVGLVGFGLLAAGIWFGYRDLGSATGHVLLGGSLVVTGLLVYLGLRPKNLNRVALTQVNHARVHDVRHPDVPPGTTGRALSALRPAGTVLFQEDRREVTTRGEFVSAGAEVRVLSIEQNRIVVEQVHG, from the coding sequence ATGGACTGGCTTACGATTGCCTTGCTTCTGCTCTTCGGGCTGGCCTTTCTGGCGGCCGAAGTCATCTTCATTCCCGGTACCACGGTGGTGGGCTTGGTGGGCTTTGGGCTCCTAGCAGCCGGCATCTGGTTTGGCTACCGCGACCTGGGCAGCGCCACCGGGCATGTGCTGCTGGGAGGTTCTCTGGTAGTCACCGGGCTGCTGGTGTACCTGGGGCTGCGGCCCAAAAACCTCAACCGCGTGGCCCTCACACAGGTCAACCACGCCCGCGTACACGATGTGCGCCACCCCGACGTGCCGCCCGGCACCACCGGCCGCGCCCTCTCGGCCTTGCGCCCGGCTGGCACTGTGCTGTTCCAAGAAGACCGGCGCGAGGTCACGACCCGGGGCGAGTTTGTCTCGGCCGGGGCCGAAGTACGCGTGCTTAGCATCGAGCAGAACCGCATTGTAGTGGAGCAGGTGCACGGGTAA
- a CDS encoding GreA/GreB family elongation factor, with translation MSRAFTKEDDSLEAPIIPSRAALPPGTPNYVTPVGLEQLRQELTELEAARSAAEANRENEADRTRLLTLLNGQLSQLQARLNTARLVDPRSQPAQEVRFGATVVLRPVGSKGPTRQFTIVGVDEASVAEGKVAFVAPIARAVQGAKLGQRLTLHLGAKPEEVEVGSITYDPGTS, from the coding sequence ATGAGCCGTGCATTTACCAAGGAAGATGATTCCCTCGAAGCCCCTATTATCCCGTCCCGGGCCGCCCTGCCGCCGGGTACGCCCAACTACGTCACGCCTGTAGGCCTGGAGCAACTCCGGCAGGAACTCACCGAGCTGGAAGCGGCCCGTTCTGCTGCCGAAGCCAACCGTGAAAACGAAGCTGACCGTACCCGCCTGCTCACGCTGCTCAACGGGCAGCTCAGCCAGCTGCAAGCTCGCCTCAATACCGCGCGGCTGGTTGACCCGCGTAGCCAGCCTGCGCAGGAGGTGCGCTTCGGGGCCACGGTGGTGCTGCGGCCCGTTGGGAGCAAAGGCCCAACGCGCCAGTTCACCATTGTAGGGGTAGATGAAGCGTCCGTAGCTGAGGGCAAAGTAGCCTTTGTGGCCCCCATTGCCCGCGCTGTGCAGGGTGCCAAGCTGGGGCAACGGCTTACACTGCATCTGGGGGCCAAACCCGAGGAAGTGGAAGTCGGCAGCATCACCTACGACCCCGGCACCAGTTGA
- the proS gene encoding proline--tRNA ligase has product MSKSLPKRTEDYSLWYNELVKRAGLAENSSVRGCMVIKPYGYAIWEKMQRTLDDMFKRTGHQNAYFPLFVPKSLFEAEEKNAEGFAKECAVVTHYRLQNDPDRPGKLRVDPNAKLEEELIVRPTSEAIIWSTYKGWIQSYRDLPLLINQWANVVRWEMRTRLFLRTAEFLWQEGHTAHATAEEALAETRQMLDVYAQFAEEWLALPVVKGVKTENERFAGAVETYCIEGLMQDGKALQAGTSHFLGQNFAKAFDVQFANKAGGLEYVWGTSWGVSTRLMGALVMAHSDDEGLVLPPKLAPIQVVIIPIYKTGQLDELLERIRPMQMGLIERGISVKIDDRDTERPGFKFAEWELKGVPVRIAVGMRDLDAGTLEVARRDTKEKLTLPLADIVNSVDQLLQDIQKNIYQRALHFREERTTRVETYEEFKQVLDGKGGFVVAHYDGTSETEERIKEETKATIRCLALAEPEEEGVCILTGRPSTRRAHFARAY; this is encoded by the coding sequence ATGAGCAAAAGTTTGCCCAAGCGTACCGAAGATTATTCCTTGTGGTACAACGAGTTGGTGAAACGCGCCGGTCTGGCCGAAAACTCCTCGGTGCGGGGCTGCATGGTTATTAAGCCCTACGGCTACGCCATCTGGGAGAAGATGCAGCGCACCCTGGATGATATGTTCAAGCGCACGGGCCACCAGAACGCCTACTTCCCACTATTTGTCCCCAAAAGCCTGTTTGAGGCCGAGGAAAAAAACGCCGAAGGTTTCGCCAAGGAGTGCGCCGTGGTTACCCACTACCGCCTCCAAAACGACCCCGACCGGCCCGGCAAGCTGCGCGTGGACCCTAACGCCAAGCTGGAAGAGGAGCTGATTGTGCGTCCCACCTCGGAGGCCATCATCTGGAGCACTTACAAAGGTTGGATTCAGAGCTACCGCGACCTGCCGCTGCTCATCAACCAGTGGGCCAACGTAGTGCGCTGGGAAATGCGCACCCGCCTGTTTCTGCGCACCGCCGAGTTCCTGTGGCAGGAAGGCCACACGGCCCACGCCACCGCCGAGGAAGCCCTGGCCGAAACCCGCCAGATGCTGGACGTGTACGCTCAATTTGCCGAGGAATGGCTGGCCCTGCCCGTGGTGAAAGGCGTAAAAACCGAAAACGAGCGGTTTGCCGGAGCCGTGGAAACCTATTGCATCGAGGGCCTGATGCAGGACGGCAAAGCCCTGCAAGCTGGTACCTCTCACTTCCTGGGCCAGAACTTCGCCAAGGCCTTCGATGTGCAGTTTGCCAACAAAGCCGGCGGTTTGGAGTACGTGTGGGGCACCAGCTGGGGCGTAAGCACCCGCCTGATGGGCGCTCTGGTCATGGCCCACTCCGATGACGAGGGCCTGGTATTGCCGCCCAAGCTGGCTCCTATTCAAGTAGTTATCATCCCAATTTACAAAACCGGCCAGCTCGACGAGCTACTGGAGCGCATCCGGCCCATGCAGATGGGCCTGATTGAGCGCGGCATTTCGGTGAAGATTGATGACCGGGACACCGAGCGGCCCGGCTTCAAGTTTGCCGAGTGGGAGTTGAAAGGTGTGCCCGTACGCATTGCCGTAGGCATGCGCGACCTGGACGCCGGCACCCTGGAAGTAGCCCGCCGCGACACCAAGGAGAAGCTGACCCTGCCTTTGGCCGACATTGTAAACAGCGTGGACCAGCTGTTGCAGGACATCCAGAAGAACATCTACCAGCGGGCCCTGCACTTCCGGGAGGAGCGCACGACTCGCGTAGAAACCTACGAGGAGTTCAAGCAGGTTCTCGACGGCAAGGGCGGCTTCGTGGTGGCCCACTACGATGGCACGTCCGAAACAGAGGAGCGCATCAAGGAGGAAACTAAAGCCACCATCCGCTGCCTGGCCCTGGCCGAGCCGGAGGAGGAAGGCGTCTGCATCCTCACCGGCCGGCCCAGCACGCGTCGCGCCCACTTCGCCCGGGCCTACTAA
- a CDS encoding OmpP1/FadL family transporter produces MKTLKYGFAVALLGSASHAFAQYNADALRNSQLQPVGTARTLGIGGATAAVGGDYGSVAVNPAGLGMFQRSEFTFSPGLSSINSDGRAFNTTSSDSRSNLNVASMGLVFANRRTDDDTNPWRSSALAFGLIRTASFNQNFRYNGTPSQNQDIFQRFSDDQKAALDDLAYKTYLTDTDAQGTYIPIDFDRTGPLNQGETVRQTGANTQFDLAYGANYQDKVYIGAGIGLISSRYTSENVLTATDPQAPTSVRDDGKSFASLTLRDNLRTTGGGVNARLGVIYKPVEAVRLGASVQTPTYFRFTETYDTSLDARFDKAVTVDGQTYMSASSALDPNVFDYAVTTPFRATGGVAVVLGKYGFLSGDAEYVNYSQARVSRYNNNADFGSDNDAINNLYGSTVNLRAGAEARLDMFRIRAGYARYGDPYKVQDVDRSRSYYSGGLGLRQNNFFLDGAGVYSTGTRLYSPYSISPSVGETPTVTVDSKQFTVTLTAGFMF; encoded by the coding sequence ATGAAAACGCTGAAATATGGCTTTGCCGTGGCCCTGCTGGGTTCGGCCAGCCACGCCTTTGCCCAATACAACGCAGATGCCCTGCGCAACTCCCAGCTGCAACCCGTCGGCACGGCCCGTACCCTCGGTATTGGGGGAGCCACGGCGGCGGTGGGCGGTGACTATGGTTCGGTGGCGGTGAACCCGGCCGGTTTGGGTATGTTCCAACGCTCAGAGTTTACTTTCTCGCCGGGGCTGTCGTCGATTAATTCCGATGGCCGGGCTTTCAATACTACTTCCAGCGACTCGCGCAGCAACCTCAACGTGGCCAGCATGGGCCTCGTGTTTGCCAACCGCCGCACCGACGACGACACCAATCCCTGGCGCTCCAGTGCCTTGGCGTTTGGCCTCATTCGCACGGCCAGTTTCAACCAGAACTTCCGCTACAATGGTACTCCGTCACAAAACCAGGATATTTTCCAACGGTTCAGTGATGATCAGAAGGCGGCACTGGATGATCTGGCCTACAAAACCTACCTCACCGATACGGATGCTCAGGGCACTTATATCCCCATTGATTTTGACCGGACCGGGCCGCTGAACCAGGGCGAAACCGTGCGGCAGACGGGGGCCAACACGCAGTTCGATCTAGCGTACGGGGCTAATTATCAGGATAAGGTTTACATCGGGGCCGGTATCGGGTTGATTTCGAGCCGGTACACGTCAGAAAACGTGCTGACGGCCACCGATCCGCAGGCTCCTACCTCGGTCCGGGATGATGGGAAGTCTTTCGCCTCCCTGACGTTGCGCGACAACCTGCGGACTACGGGCGGCGGAGTGAATGCCCGGCTGGGCGTAATTTACAAGCCCGTGGAAGCGGTACGCCTCGGGGCTTCCGTGCAGACGCCCACTTACTTCCGGTTCACGGAAACCTACGACACGTCGCTGGATGCCCGATTCGATAAAGCCGTGACGGTGGACGGGCAGACGTATATGTCAGCCAGCTCGGCGCTGGACCCGAACGTGTTCGACTACGCCGTGACCACGCCGTTCCGGGCGACGGGCGGGGTGGCCGTGGTGCTTGGTAAATACGGTTTCTTGAGCGGCGACGCGGAGTACGTGAACTACTCCCAGGCCCGCGTGAGCCGGTATAACAACAATGCGGATTTCGGCTCCGATAATGATGCCATTAACAACCTTTACGGCAGCACCGTGAACCTGCGGGCCGGGGCCGAGGCCCGGCTGGACATGTTCCGCATCCGGGCGGGATACGCCCGCTACGGCGACCCATACAAGGTGCAGGACGTAGACCGGAGCCGCTCTTACTACAGCGGTGGTCTGGGCCTGCGGCAGAATAACTTTTTCCTGGATGGCGCGGGCGTATACAGCACCGGCACCCGCCTGTACAGCCCGTATTCCATCAGCCCGTCGGTTGGGGAAACTCCAACTGTTACGGTGGATAGCAAGCAATTTACCGTGACGCTCACGGCCGGCTTCATGTTCTGA
- a CDS encoding S9 family peptidase, translated as MKLSSLGLALFLTTVSPALLPGFAPVAVAQQKQNITLEDIWQKGTFSAKSVPGFNWMKDGRYYSSLSKGNLVQNDVTTGQPVQTLVAGQDLKLAGQSQPLQVDGYSFNADETKILFSTDTEPIYRRSSKAFFFVYDRAAKKLTPLSAGGKQLYASFSPDGKRVAFVRDNNLYVTDLATMQETAVTTDGAFNKVINGGTDWVYEEEFEFAQGFQWSPDSRQVAFYTFDETEVPEYNMQEWGPLYPKDYRYKYPKAGEKNSVVSVSVYDVAAAKTAKMDVGAEKDQYIPRILWTQTPNLLSIRRMNRLQNKLEVLHADASTGKTQVVLTDTDKAYVEVNDDLRYLEGGKEFLFSSEKDGYRHLYLYDMKGKLVRQLTKGNWEITSIDGFDEKKGLVYYTSTEGSALQRHLYRVDLKGKGKTRLSEAGRGTDAVNLSPDTRYFLNYHSEAGVPAVVSLRSGQDGKLVKVLEDNAKLREKLGQYNLATPEFFTFKTSEGVELNGQMLKPVGFDATKKYPVLMHVYGGPGSQTNADSWGGTNYLWHQMLTENGYIVVIVDGRGTGARGAAFKKVTYANLGKLETVDQGEGAKYLATLPYVDKARIGIWGWSFGGYMTTLALTKNADLFKMGVAVAPVTNWRYYDTVYTERFLKTPQENPQGYDDNSPVQHADKLKGKLLLVHGTGDDNVHFQNSVSFVDAMIKANKDYQTLYYPNRNHGIYGGNTRLHLYRQMTDFVLKNL; from the coding sequence ATGAAGTTGAGTTCCCTGGGCCTGGCCCTGTTTCTGACCACCGTCAGCCCCGCTCTTTTGCCCGGTTTCGCACCGGTGGCCGTTGCCCAGCAAAAGCAGAATATCACCCTCGAAGACATCTGGCAGAAAGGCACGTTCTCGGCCAAATCAGTGCCCGGCTTCAACTGGATGAAGGATGGCCGCTACTATTCGTCCCTCAGCAAGGGTAATTTGGTGCAGAACGACGTGACCACCGGCCAGCCCGTGCAAACCCTGGTGGCCGGGCAGGATCTGAAGCTGGCCGGCCAGAGCCAACCGCTACAGGTAGATGGCTACAGCTTCAACGCCGACGAAACCAAAATCCTGTTCAGCACCGATACGGAGCCCATTTACCGCCGCAGCAGCAAAGCATTTTTCTTTGTGTATGACCGCGCCGCCAAGAAACTCACACCGCTGAGTGCCGGTGGCAAGCAGCTCTACGCCAGCTTCTCACCCGACGGCAAGCGTGTAGCTTTCGTGCGTGACAACAACCTGTACGTAACCGACTTGGCTACCATGCAGGAAACCGCCGTGACGACGGACGGTGCCTTCAACAAAGTCATCAACGGGGGCACCGACTGGGTGTACGAGGAAGAATTTGAATTCGCTCAGGGCTTCCAATGGTCGCCCGACTCCCGGCAAGTGGCATTTTACACCTTCGATGAAACGGAGGTGCCCGAGTACAACATGCAGGAGTGGGGGCCGCTCTACCCCAAGGACTACCGCTACAAATACCCCAAAGCCGGCGAGAAAAACTCGGTAGTGAGCGTGTCGGTGTACGACGTGGCCGCCGCCAAAACCGCCAAAATGGACGTGGGCGCGGAGAAGGATCAGTACATCCCGCGCATTCTCTGGACGCAAACGCCCAACCTGCTCAGCATCCGGCGCATGAACCGCCTGCAGAACAAGCTGGAAGTGCTGCACGCCGATGCCAGCACCGGCAAAACCCAGGTAGTCCTCACCGATACCGACAAAGCCTATGTGGAAGTCAACGACGACTTGCGCTACCTGGAAGGTGGTAAGGAGTTCCTGTTCAGCAGTGAGAAGGACGGCTACCGCCACCTCTACCTGTATGATATGAAAGGCAAGCTGGTGCGCCAGCTCACCAAGGGCAACTGGGAAATTACCAGCATTGATGGCTTCGATGAGAAGAAGGGCTTGGTGTATTACACCAGCACCGAGGGCTCGGCATTACAGCGCCACCTCTACCGCGTAGACCTGAAAGGCAAGGGAAAAACCCGCCTGAGTGAGGCCGGCCGTGGCACCGACGCCGTGAACCTCAGCCCCGATACCCGCTACTTCCTCAATTACCACTCCGAAGCTGGCGTACCTGCCGTAGTAAGCCTGCGCAGCGGCCAGGATGGCAAGCTGGTGAAAGTGCTGGAAGACAACGCCAAACTGCGCGAGAAGCTGGGCCAGTACAACCTGGCCACGCCCGAGTTTTTTACCTTCAAAACCAGTGAAGGCGTGGAGCTGAATGGCCAGATGCTGAAGCCCGTGGGCTTCGACGCCACCAAAAAGTACCCCGTGCTGATGCACGTATACGGTGGCCCCGGCTCTCAGACCAATGCCGACTCCTGGGGTGGCACCAACTACCTGTGGCACCAGATGCTGACCGAAAACGGCTACATCGTAGTGATTGTGGACGGGCGCGGCACCGGGGCCCGGGGCGCGGCCTTCAAAAAGGTCACTTATGCCAACCTGGGCAAGCTGGAAACCGTGGACCAGGGTGAAGGTGCCAAGTACCTGGCCACGCTGCCCTACGTGGATAAGGCTCGCATCGGTATTTGGGGTTGGAGCTTCGGCGGGTACATGACCACCCTGGCCCTCACCAAAAACGCCGACCTGTTCAAGATGGGCGTGGCCGTGGCCCCCGTGACTAACTGGCGCTACTATGATACCGTGTACACCGAGCGGTTCCTGAAAACGCCCCAGGAAAACCCCCAAGGCTACGACGACAACTCGCCCGTTCAGCACGCCGATAAGCTGAAAGGCAAGCTCCTGCTGGTCCACGGTACCGGCGACGACAACGTGCACTTCCAGAATTCCGTCTCGTTCGTGGATGCCATGATCAAGGCCAACAAGGACTACCAGACGCTGTACTATCCCAACCGCAACCACGGCATCTACGGCGGCAACACCCGCCTGCACCTCTACCGCCAGATGACCGATTTCGTGTTGAAAAACCTGTAA
- a CDS encoding pirin family protein, with protein MLDLVIDARPAALSPGFEVKRILPYRLRRMLGPFIFMDHAGPVQLTPELLPTLDVLPHPHIGLSTVSYLFGGQVTHRDSLGVEQIIRPGEVNWMTAGSGIAHSERFEDPAMLAGGQLEMLQTWVALPEADEETAPAFDNYAPHELPIFTEPGVWLRLIAGDAFGLKNSVKTHSPLFYLHVVLQPGARFGLPRGYPERGAYVAKGQLEVNGRLYGPGQLLVFTPGLDPVLVAREATTLMLLGGEPLGERFIWWNFVSSRKERIEQAKADWLAGRILLPPNDNLEFVPLPQDKTRPAGSGFPAPQALS; from the coding sequence ATGCTTGATTTGGTTATTGACGCCCGCCCGGCCGCGCTCAGCCCGGGGTTTGAAGTAAAGCGCATTCTACCCTACCGGCTGCGCCGGATGCTGGGCCCGTTCATTTTCATGGACCACGCCGGGCCGGTACAGCTCACGCCAGAGCTTCTGCCTACGCTGGATGTGCTGCCCCACCCACATATTGGCCTCAGCACCGTTAGCTACCTGTTTGGTGGCCAGGTCACGCACCGGGATAGTCTGGGCGTGGAGCAGATTATCCGGCCGGGCGAGGTAAACTGGATGACGGCCGGCAGCGGCATTGCGCACTCCGAGCGGTTCGAGGACCCGGCCATGCTGGCTGGCGGGCAGCTGGAAATGTTACAGACCTGGGTGGCCCTGCCAGAAGCCGACGAAGAAACGGCTCCCGCTTTCGATAACTACGCGCCCCACGAGCTACCCATTTTTACGGAGCCCGGCGTATGGCTGCGCCTGATTGCCGGCGACGCCTTCGGGCTAAAAAACAGTGTCAAGACCCATTCCCCACTGTTTTACCTGCACGTAGTGTTGCAGCCGGGGGCCCGGTTCGGCCTGCCGCGCGGCTACCCCGAGCGGGGCGCCTACGTGGCCAAAGGCCAACTAGAAGTCAATGGCCGCCTCTATGGTCCCGGCCAGCTGCTGGTGTTCACGCCCGGCCTCGACCCGGTGCTGGTGGCCCGGGAAGCCACCACACTCATGCTGCTGGGCGGCGAGCCGCTGGGGGAGCGGTTTATCTGGTGGAACTTTGTGTCGTCGAGGAAGGAGCGCATCGAGCAGGCCAAGGCCGACTGGCTGGCCGGCCGCATCCTGCTCCCGCCCAACGATAACCTGGAATTCGTGCCGCTGCCCCAGGACAAAACCCGGCCTGCTGGCAGTGGCTTCCCGGCTCCGCAGGCACTATCGTAG